The following are encoded together in the Nocardioides sp. Arc9.136 genome:
- a CDS encoding LLM class F420-dependent oxidoreductase gives MKLSMPLMYDGNPRQAADQVVALEKAGLDTVWVAEAYGFDSPTLMGYLAAKTETLEIGAAILNVFSRTPGALLQTAAGLDNVSGGRAVIGLGASGPQVIEGFHGLPYDKPLGRTREVIKILRQGLRREPLQHDGKIFTLPLPADQGLGLGKPLKLLTRPERPAVPLWVASLGDANVAMTAEIADGWIPHLFLPEKAQDVWGEALAKGAAKRSADLAPLEVTAGGMVAIGEGEDTKALLDFARPLYALYVGGMGARGKNFYNDLARQYGYEEEAEKIQDLYLDGKKKEAEALVPLEWLEAGNLVGPESYVKERIAAFRDAGVTNLQLTPASADPAATIAQVKEWVS, from the coding sequence ATGAAGCTCTCGATGCCGCTGATGTACGACGGGAACCCGCGCCAGGCCGCCGACCAGGTCGTCGCCCTCGAGAAGGCCGGCCTCGACACGGTGTGGGTGGCCGAGGCGTACGGCTTCGACTCCCCCACGCTGATGGGCTACCTCGCCGCGAAGACCGAGACCCTCGAGATCGGCGCCGCGATCCTCAACGTCTTCTCGCGCACCCCCGGCGCCCTGCTGCAGACCGCCGCGGGCCTCGACAACGTCTCGGGAGGCCGGGCGGTCATCGGCCTCGGCGCCTCCGGCCCGCAGGTGATCGAGGGCTTCCACGGCCTGCCGTATGACAAGCCGCTGGGGCGCACCCGCGAGGTCATCAAGATCCTGCGCCAGGGCCTGCGCCGCGAGCCGCTCCAGCACGACGGCAAGATCTTCACCCTGCCGCTGCCGGCCGACCAGGGGCTCGGCCTCGGCAAGCCGCTGAAGCTGCTCACCCGGCCCGAGCGCCCCGCGGTGCCGCTGTGGGTCGCCTCGCTCGGTGACGCCAACGTGGCGATGACCGCAGAGATCGCGGACGGCTGGATCCCCCACCTGTTCCTGCCCGAGAAGGCCCAGGACGTCTGGGGCGAGGCGCTGGCGAAGGGCGCCGCGAAGCGCTCGGCCGACCTGGCCCCGCTCGAGGTCACCGCCGGCGGCATGGTCGCCATCGGCGAGGGCGAGGACACCAAGGCCCTGCTCGACTTCGCCCGCCCGCTCTACGCGCTCTACGTCGGCGGCATGGGCGCCCGCGGCAAGAACTTCTACAACGACCTCGCCCGCCAGTACGGCTACGAGGAGGAGGCCGAGAAGATCCAGGACCTCTACCTCGACGGCAAGAAGAAGGAGGCCGAGGCGCTCGTGCCGCTGGAGTGGCTCGAGGCCGGCAACCTGGTCGGACCGGAGTCCTACGTCAAGGAGCGGATCGCCGCCTTCCGCGACGCGGGCGTCACGAACCTGCAGCTGACCCCCGCCAGCGCCGACCCCGCCGCCACCATCGCCCAGGTGAAGGAGTGGGTCTCCTGA
- a CDS encoding YbaK/EbsC family protein encodes MALPSLGTLVSLPATGSPELLAPSVATALTGWPHADQVAVVEIDPALADTAAMTEAYDLPLTASANCVLVGGRRDGEDRVAACIVRADTRADVNNRVKRLLDVRKASFLTMDRAVEESGMEHGGITPVGLPAGWRLLVDARVADIDVAVIGSGVRRSKLLLPGRLLAALPGAELVEDLAG; translated from the coding sequence ATGGCCCTGCCGTCCCTCGGGACCCTCGTGTCCCTCCCCGCGACCGGTTCCCCCGAGCTGCTGGCGCCCTCGGTGGCCACCGCCCTGACCGGGTGGCCGCACGCCGACCAGGTGGCGGTCGTCGAGATCGACCCGGCGCTGGCCGACACCGCGGCGATGACCGAGGCCTACGACCTCCCGCTGACCGCCTCCGCGAACTGCGTGCTGGTCGGCGGCCGGCGCGACGGCGAGGACCGGGTCGCCGCCTGCATCGTCCGCGCCGACACCCGCGCCGACGTCAACAACCGGGTCAAGCGCCTGCTCGACGTGCGCAAGGCGTCGTTCCTCACGATGGACCGGGCGGTCGAGGAGTCGGGGATGGAGCACGGCGGCATCACCCCCGTCGGCCTGCCCGCGGGGTGGCGGCTGCTGGTCGACGCCCGGGTCGCCGACATCGACGTCGCGGTCATCGGCTCCGGCGTACGCCGCTCCAAGCTGCTCCTGCCCGGCCGGCTGCTCGCGGCCCTCCCGGGGGCCGAGCTGGTCGAGGACCTCGCCGGCTGA
- a CDS encoding ABC transporter ATP-binding protein — MIHLPLEDPGTADHRSPGRFLWWMARGQWRTLAAGAAFGIVWMGSQAVMPSIIGRAIDRGVADRDGRTLAWFAGLLLLVGLVQSASGIMRHRFAVTNWLVAAYRTVQLVGRQAVALGGTLPRKVSAGEVVAIGTTDLSHLGQVMDVSARFAGAVVSFVLVAVILLQTSTTLGLVVLLGVPGLMLLVGPLLSPLQTRAHRQRELMSHLSNTATDIVTGLRVLRGIGGEQVFHDRYRRESQTTRRAGVQVAKLQSVLDALQVLLPGVFVVLVVWLGARYAVQGTITPGELVAFYGYSAFLMIPLRTATEFANKLIRARVAAARVVRVLALASDHLDPADPLPPPPAGSALEDLRSGLRVRPGSMVALVSEQPHETAELADRLGMCAADVDDDVRLGGVPLSRLPRAEVRRRVVVSDTGSMLFSGRLGDRLDVSRDGRPVDPALHTASAEDILAALPQGLDTPVAERGRSFSGGQRQRLVLARALVADPEVLVLVEPTSAVDAHTEARVAARLRAHRAGRTTVVTTSSPLLLDAVDEVALVRDGVVVATGRHTELLATEPEYRRVVTRETDPEPVEAGR; from the coding sequence GTGATCCACCTGCCCCTCGAGGACCCCGGCACCGCCGACCACCGCTCGCCCGGACGGTTCTTGTGGTGGATGGCGCGCGGGCAGTGGCGCACCCTCGCGGCGGGCGCGGCGTTCGGCATCGTGTGGATGGGCAGCCAGGCGGTCATGCCGTCGATCATCGGGCGGGCGATCGACCGGGGCGTCGCGGACCGTGACGGGCGCACGCTGGCCTGGTTCGCCGGTCTCCTCCTGCTCGTCGGGCTGGTGCAGTCGGCGAGCGGGATCATGCGGCACCGGTTCGCGGTGACCAACTGGCTCGTGGCGGCGTACCGCACCGTCCAGCTCGTCGGCCGCCAGGCCGTCGCCCTCGGCGGCACCCTCCCGCGCAAGGTGTCGGCCGGCGAGGTCGTCGCCATCGGCACCACGGACCTCTCCCACCTCGGCCAGGTCATGGACGTCTCGGCCCGTTTCGCCGGCGCGGTCGTCTCCTTCGTGCTGGTCGCGGTGATCCTGCTGCAGACCTCGACCACCCTCGGCCTGGTCGTGCTGCTCGGCGTGCCGGGGCTGATGCTCCTGGTGGGACCGCTCCTCTCGCCCCTGCAGACCCGCGCGCACCGCCAGCGCGAGCTGATGAGCCACCTGTCCAACACCGCGACCGACATCGTCACCGGCCTCCGGGTGCTCCGCGGGATCGGCGGCGAGCAGGTCTTCCACGACCGCTACCGCCGCGAGTCGCAGACCACCCGCCGGGCCGGCGTGCAGGTCGCGAAGCTGCAGTCGGTGCTCGACGCGCTCCAGGTCCTCCTGCCCGGCGTGTTCGTCGTCCTGGTCGTGTGGCTCGGCGCGCGGTACGCCGTCCAGGGCACGATCACGCCCGGGGAGCTGGTGGCGTTCTACGGCTACTCGGCGTTCCTGATGATCCCGCTGCGCACCGCGACGGAGTTCGCCAACAAGCTCATCCGCGCCCGCGTCGCGGCCGCGCGCGTGGTGCGCGTGCTGGCGCTGGCCTCCGACCACCTCGACCCCGCGGACCCGCTGCCCCCGCCGCCGGCCGGCTCCGCGCTGGAGGACCTGCGCAGCGGCCTGCGGGTCCGGCCCGGCTCGATGGTGGCGCTGGTCAGCGAGCAGCCGCACGAGACCGCGGAGCTGGCCGACCGGCTGGGCATGTGCGCGGCCGACGTCGACGACGACGTGCGGCTCGGCGGCGTACCCCTCTCCCGCCTGCCGCGCGCGGAGGTACGCCGCCGGGTGGTCGTCTCGGACACCGGCTCGATGCTGTTCTCCGGCCGCCTGGGCGACCGGCTGGACGTCTCGCGCGACGGCCGCCCGGTCGACCCGGCGCTGCACACCGCCTCGGCCGAGGACATCCTCGCCGCCCTCCCGCAGGGCCTGGACACCCCGGTGGCCGAGCGCGGCCGCAGCTTCTCCGGCGGCCAGCGCCAGCGGCTCGTGCTCGCCCGCGCGCTCGTCGCCGACCCGGAGGTGCTCGTGCTCGTGGAGCCGACCTCGGCCGTCGACGCCCACACCGAGGCACGGGTCGCGGCCCGGCTGCGCGCCCACCGCGCCGGCCGGACCACCGTCGTCACCACCTCCAGCCCGCTGCTCCTCGACGCCGTCGACGAGGTCGCCCTCGTCCGCGACGGCGTGGTGGTGGCGACCGGGCGGCACACCGAGCTGCTCGCCACCGAGCCGGAGTACCGCCGCGTGGTCACCCGGGAGACCGACCCCGAGCCCGTGGAGGCGGGCCGATGA
- a CDS encoding PspC domain-containing protein, which translates to MTTTPPEAPPEPGPEHDSGPRATREEVRDLGRLRRSSTDSKVAGVAGGLARHLDVDPVILRVAFVVLVFFGGAGLILYGACWLLVPSDDDVEAPFHLDERTRSVALTIVGVVALLSMLGDSWGIFSFPWPLALVALAALLLLNRSDRKRRERPAQPYAQPYAQPYAPPYVQPSAPPYGEQAGWTGHGGPADPADPVDPPTRPYAAAYAPYDQQYTQAYAQPYLPPRNPRRRGPVLFWFTLALAALGIGVLGLLDMSGVPVADAAYPALVTATCGVMLLVGAFWGRAGGLVAVGLLAVLATSAATVAGELEGTQVDLRPTTAAGLASSYETGAGETVIDLTGITDLEALDGRTLLLEAGVGRIEVLVPPGLDVDAEVSVGVGNARVFGSDRGGLGIEDGYSHDAAGTGNPALTIDAHLGVGQVEIHTEGDLR; encoded by the coding sequence ATGACCACGACCCCGCCAGAAGCGCCACCCGAGCCCGGTCCGGAGCACGACTCCGGGCCCCGAGCGACCCGGGAGGAGGTGCGCGACCTCGGCCGCCTGCGCCGCAGCTCGACCGACTCCAAGGTGGCCGGCGTCGCCGGCGGCCTGGCCCGCCACCTCGACGTGGACCCGGTGATCCTGCGGGTCGCCTTCGTGGTGCTGGTGTTCTTCGGCGGCGCCGGTCTCATCCTGTACGGCGCGTGCTGGCTGCTGGTGCCCTCCGACGACGACGTCGAGGCGCCGTTCCACCTCGACGAGCGCACCCGGTCGGTCGCGCTGACGATCGTCGGCGTGGTCGCCCTGCTCTCGATGCTGGGCGACTCGTGGGGGATCTTCAGCTTCCCGTGGCCGCTCGCGCTGGTCGCGCTCGCGGCGTTGCTGCTGCTGAACCGGTCGGACCGCAAGCGGCGCGAGCGCCCCGCCCAGCCGTACGCCCAGCCCTACGCCCAGCCCTACGCCCCGCCCTATGTCCAGCCCTCCGCCCCGCCGTACGGCGAGCAGGCGGGGTGGACGGGCCACGGAGGGCCGGCCGACCCGGCCGACCCGGTCGACCCGCCGACCCGTCCGTACGCCGCGGCGTACGCGCCGTACGACCAGCAGTACACCCAGGCCTACGCCCAGCCGTACCTGCCGCCGCGGAACCCCCGCCGGCGCGGACCGGTGCTCTTCTGGTTCACCCTCGCCCTCGCCGCACTCGGCATCGGCGTCCTCGGCCTGCTCGACATGAGCGGCGTGCCGGTGGCCGACGCGGCGTATCCGGCCCTGGTCACGGCGACCTGCGGCGTGATGCTGCTGGTCGGTGCCTTCTGGGGCCGGGCCGGTGGCCTGGTCGCGGTCGGCCTCCTCGCGGTCCTGGCGACGTCCGCGGCGACGGTGGCCGGCGAGCTCGAGGGCACCCAGGTCGACCTGCGGCCCACGACGGCCGCGGGGCTGGCGTCGTCCTACGAGACCGGCGCCGGGGAGACCGTCATCGACCTGACCGGCATCACCGACCTCGAGGCCCTCGACGGCCGCACGCTGCTGCTCGAGGCGGGCGTGGGCCGGATCGAGGTCCTCGTCCCGCCCGGGCTCGACGTCGACGCCGAGGTGTCGGTCGGCGTCGGCAACGCGCGCGTCTTCGGCTCGGACCGGGGCGGCCTGGGCATCGAGGACGGCTACAGCCACGACGCGGCCGGCACCGGCAACCCCGCCCTCACCATCGACGCCCACCTCGGCGTCGGCCAGGTCGAGATCCACACCGAAGGAGACCTCCGATGA
- a CDS encoding DUF6328 family protein, whose protein sequence is MDSGRDETEEERLDRLWADLLQELRVMQTGTQLLAGFLLTLPFQEVFRDDLQRYQHGVYLVLVVVALVTTLLVTTPIAIHRRISGQHVKERLVGSAQRTMRAVLTCIGLMAGLLTFFVFDVVVGPVAGAVAGLSLAAVAVVLLVVVPGRLADD, encoded by the coding sequence GTGGACAGCGGCCGGGACGAGACCGAGGAGGAGCGGCTGGACCGCTTGTGGGCGGACCTGCTGCAGGAGCTGCGCGTCATGCAGACCGGCACCCAGCTGCTCGCGGGCTTCCTGCTCACGCTGCCGTTCCAGGAGGTGTTCCGCGACGACCTGCAGCGCTACCAGCACGGCGTCTACCTCGTGCTGGTCGTCGTCGCGCTGGTCACCACCCTGCTGGTCACCACGCCGATCGCCATCCACCGCCGGATCAGCGGCCAGCACGTCAAGGAGCGGCTGGTCGGCAGCGCCCAGCGGACGATGCGCGCCGTGCTGACCTGCATCGGCCTGATGGCCGGCCTGCTGACGTTCTTCGTCTTCGACGTCGTCGTCGGGCCCGTGGCCGGGGCCGTCGCCGGGCTCTCGCTGGCCGCGGTCGCCGTCGTCCTGCTGGTCGTCGTGCCCGGCCGGCTGGCCGATGACTAG
- a CDS encoding ABC transporter ATP-binding protein has product MSSSTALPVAGSRSVRRYARELVRKHPRMVWGALLLHVLAAVAALAAPRLLGDLVEAVEHGTTTDHVDRIMLLLAGFVVVQAVLTRYARYVSQVLAEKVLADLREDFVGSALALPLGTIEAAGSGDLLTRTSRDVDQLGWSVRMALPEWTIAVITAVVTFLAALSVGWWVALPCLLGVPPLVIGLRWYLARAKDGYLRESATYSQINATLTETVHGARTVEALGLADERVRAIDEDIADSFAAERYTLRLRTVFFPSMEISYLLPTVATLLLGGWLYLRGEVSLGDVTAATLYVQMLIDPVDRIVSILDELQMGAASLARLLGVAEVPDDRAATDRVPDGEELAATDVRFAYAEGRDVLHGVDLRVGVGERLAMVGPSGAGKSTLGRLLAGIHPPRTGSVTVGGVGLTELPLDDLRGHVALVTQEHHVFVGTLRENLALAAPPGAGEDDVRAALAAVDALEWADGLPEGLDTVVGSGGLSLTDAQAQQLALARLVLADPHTLVLDEATSLIDPRAARHLERSLAAVLEGRTVIAIAHRLFSAHDADRVAVVEDGRIAELGSHDELVAAGGSYAALWESWNGRG; this is encoded by the coding sequence ATGAGCTCCTCGACCGCGCTGCCGGTGGCCGGCAGCCGCTCCGTGCGCCGCTACGCCCGGGAGCTGGTCCGCAAGCACCCCCGGATGGTCTGGGGCGCCCTGCTGCTCCACGTGCTCGCCGCGGTCGCCGCGCTGGCCGCGCCCCGCCTGCTCGGCGACCTCGTCGAGGCGGTCGAGCACGGCACCACCACCGACCACGTCGACCGGATCATGCTGCTGCTGGCCGGGTTCGTCGTGGTGCAGGCGGTGCTCACCCGCTACGCCCGCTACGTCAGCCAGGTGCTCGCCGAGAAGGTGCTCGCCGACCTGCGCGAGGACTTCGTCGGCAGCGCGCTCGCGCTGCCGCTCGGCACCATCGAGGCGGCCGGCTCCGGTGACCTGCTCACCCGCACCAGCCGCGACGTCGACCAGCTCGGCTGGTCGGTGCGGATGGCGCTGCCGGAGTGGACGATCGCGGTGATCACCGCGGTGGTGACGTTCCTGGCCGCCCTCAGCGTCGGCTGGTGGGTCGCGCTGCCCTGCCTGCTCGGCGTGCCGCCGCTGGTGATCGGCCTGCGCTGGTACCTCGCCCGTGCCAAGGACGGCTACCTGCGCGAGAGCGCGACGTACTCCCAGATCAACGCGACGCTCACCGAGACCGTGCACGGCGCCCGCACCGTCGAGGCGCTCGGGCTCGCCGACGAGCGGGTCCGGGCGATCGACGAAGACATCGCCGACTCGTTCGCCGCCGAGCGCTACACGCTGCGGCTGCGCACGGTGTTCTTCCCCAGCATGGAGATCAGCTACCTGCTGCCGACGGTCGCGACGCTGCTCCTCGGCGGCTGGCTGTACCTGCGCGGCGAGGTCTCGCTCGGCGACGTCACCGCCGCGACGCTCTACGTCCAGATGCTGATCGACCCCGTCGACCGCATCGTCTCCATCCTCGACGAGCTGCAGATGGGCGCCGCCTCGCTGGCCCGGCTGCTCGGTGTCGCCGAGGTGCCCGACGACCGCGCGGCCACCGACCGGGTGCCCGACGGGGAGGAGCTGGCCGCCACCGACGTGCGGTTCGCCTACGCCGAGGGACGCGACGTGCTGCACGGGGTCGACCTGCGCGTCGGCGTGGGCGAGCGGCTCGCGATGGTCGGGCCGTCGGGTGCCGGGAAGTCGACCCTGGGTCGGCTGCTCGCCGGCATCCACCCGCCCCGGACCGGGTCGGTCACCGTCGGCGGCGTCGGCCTGACCGAGCTGCCCCTCGACGACCTGCGCGGCCACGTCGCCCTGGTCACCCAGGAGCACCACGTCTTCGTCGGCACGCTGCGCGAGAACCTCGCGCTGGCCGCCCCGCCCGGTGCCGGGGAGGACGACGTCCGCGCCGCCCTCGCCGCGGTCGACGCGCTGGAGTGGGCCGACGGCCTGCCCGAGGGGCTCGACACGGTCGTCGGCTCCGGCGGCCTCAGCCTGACCGACGCCCAGGCCCAGCAGCTGGCGCTCGCCCGGCTCGTCCTCGCCGACCCACACACGCTGGTGCTGGACGAGGCGACCTCGCTGATCGACCCGCGCGCCGCCCGCCACCTCGAGCGGTCGCTCGCCGCGGTGCTCGAGGGGCGGACGGTCATCGCGATCGCCCACCGGTTGTTCTCCGCCCACGACGCCGACCGCGTCGCGGTGGTCGAGGACGGCCGGATCGCCGAGCTCGGCTCGCACGACGAGCTGGTGGCGGCCGGCGGCTCCTACGCCGCGCTGTGGGAGTCCTGGAACGGTCGCGGCTGA
- a CDS encoding acyltransferase family protein, with the protein MARALRGDIQGLRAVAVLVVVASHAGVPWLPGGFVGVDVFFVISGFLIAGLLYREVDRDGRFSLLGFWSRRARRILPAATVVTVVTVLTALAWYSLIDARQVVEDAGWATLFAANLHFARQDVDYFASDLGVSPLQHYWSLAVEEQFYVVWPLLLLACLASARFGRRSRTRPGRPTGRPTGSPTGGLPRGAVLGVLLAVTTASFAWSVVQTADQPTAAYFSTLTRAWELGLGALVALLPAAATRRLGQRSATVLAVAGLAMVATACVVLTEATPFPGHAAALPVVGTALVLLAGAGAARPLTDTVLAWRPVRVVGDWSYSLYLWHWPALVLPAGLLGRGLEPWEAAAAVAATFVLAGVTYAAVELPFREGRPALALRVPRALVLYPVSLALVAATCGVSWWWTGERAGSGDNPAITAEGTTHPDDPDGTVALVRASVDAARERRAVPSDLSPDLLDLRESIADVGPCDYSAGVRRLCPRGDTSADRTVVVIGDSHARAWIPAVDRIAEDGGWTAYYLVMSQCTAAHVVVAPIDEDRPFTECTDFHDWVGEQVAELRPDLVVVTSSPPVNGVYDGDDRVEALDRVAPVLADGYDDLFADLRLAADRVVLLRDVPKSSYDPGTCLTTGSPSLGDCTFEPVERSRRLADVAVTSARVAGAEVVDPTPWLCYQDLCPVVIGGTLSYRDTDHLTTEYAASLAGPLGRALHMVDQP; encoded by the coding sequence ATGGCGCGAGCGCTGCGCGGGGACATCCAGGGGCTGCGCGCGGTCGCGGTCCTGGTCGTCGTCGCGAGCCACGCGGGCGTGCCGTGGCTGCCGGGCGGCTTCGTCGGGGTCGACGTCTTCTTCGTGATCTCCGGCTTCCTCATCGCCGGCCTGCTCTACCGCGAGGTCGACCGCGACGGCCGGTTCTCGCTCCTCGGCTTCTGGTCCCGTCGCGCCCGCCGGATCCTGCCGGCCGCCACGGTGGTCACGGTCGTGACGGTCCTGACCGCGCTGGCCTGGTACAGCCTGATCGACGCGCGCCAGGTCGTCGAGGACGCCGGCTGGGCGACCCTGTTCGCGGCCAACCTCCACTTCGCGCGGCAGGACGTCGACTACTTCGCCTCCGACCTCGGCGTCTCGCCGCTGCAGCACTACTGGTCGCTCGCGGTCGAGGAGCAGTTCTACGTCGTGTGGCCGCTGCTCCTGCTGGCCTGCCTCGCCTCCGCCCGGTTCGGGCGCCGGAGCCGCACCCGGCCGGGCAGACCGACGGGCAGACCGACGGGCAGCCCGACCGGCGGGCTGCCGCGCGGCGCCGTGCTGGGCGTGCTGCTGGCGGTGACCACGGCGTCGTTCGCCTGGTCGGTCGTGCAGACGGCCGACCAGCCGACGGCGGCGTACTTCTCCACCCTCACCCGCGCCTGGGAGCTCGGGCTCGGAGCGCTGGTCGCGCTGCTGCCCGCCGCCGCGACCCGGCGGCTCGGCCAGCGCTCCGCCACGGTGCTCGCCGTCGCCGGCCTGGCGATGGTGGCGACCGCCTGCGTCGTGCTCACCGAGGCCACCCCGTTCCCCGGGCACGCCGCCGCGCTCCCCGTCGTCGGCACCGCGCTCGTCCTGCTCGCCGGCGCCGGCGCGGCCCGCCCGCTGACCGATACCGTGCTCGCGTGGCGACCGGTGCGCGTGGTCGGTGACTGGTCCTACTCGCTCTACCTCTGGCACTGGCCGGCACTCGTCCTGCCCGCGGGGCTGCTCGGCCGCGGGCTCGAGCCGTGGGAGGCCGCGGCGGCGGTCGCGGCGACGTTCGTGCTGGCCGGCGTGACGTACGCCGCCGTCGAGCTGCCCTTCCGCGAGGGCCGCCCCGCCCTCGCGCTGCGCGTGCCGCGGGCGCTCGTGCTCTACCCGGTCAGCCTGGCGCTCGTCGCCGCGACCTGCGGGGTGTCCTGGTGGTGGACCGGCGAGCGGGCCGGGTCCGGCGACAACCCCGCGATCACCGCCGAGGGGACCACCCACCCCGACGACCCGGACGGCACCGTCGCCCTGGTCCGGGCGTCCGTGGACGCGGCGCGGGAGCGCCGCGCCGTCCCCAGCGACCTCTCCCCCGACCTGCTCGACCTGCGCGAGTCGATCGCCGACGTCGGTCCCTGCGACTACAGCGCCGGGGTGCGCAGGCTCTGCCCCCGCGGCGACACCTCCGCCGACCGCACCGTCGTGGTCATCGGCGACTCCCACGCCCGCGCGTGGATCCCGGCGGTCGACCGGATCGCGGAGGACGGCGGCTGGACGGCGTACTACCTCGTGATGTCGCAGTGCACCGCCGCCCACGTGGTCGTGGCGCCGATCGACGAGGACCGCCCGTTCACCGAGTGCACCGACTTCCACGACTGGGTCGGCGAGCAGGTGGCGGAGCTCCGGCCCGACCTGGTGGTCGTGACGTCCTCGCCCCCGGTCAACGGCGTCTACGACGGCGACGACCGCGTCGAGGCACTCGACCGGGTCGCCCCGGTGCTCGCCGACGGGTACGACGACCTCTTCGCCGACCTGCGGCTGGCGGCGGACCGGGTCGTGCTCCTGCGCGACGTGCCCAAGTCGTCGTACGACCCCGGGACCTGCCTGACCACCGGCTCCCCCAGCCTCGGCGACTGCACCTTCGAGCCGGTCGAGCGCTCGCGCCGGCTCGCCGACGTCGCGGTGACCTCGGCCCGGGTGGCCGGCGCCGAGGTCGTCGACCCCACCCCCTGGCTGTGCTACCAGGACCTCTGCCCGGTGGTGATCGGCGGGACGCTGTCCTACCGCGACACCGACCACCTGACCACCGAGTACGCCGCCTCGCTCGCCGGCCCCCTCGGGCGGGCGCTGCACATGGTCGACCAGCCGTGA
- the npdG gene encoding NADPH-dependent F420 reductase gives MTSYRIAVIGGTGPQGKGLGYRFARGGHTVVLGSRAAEKAEASAAEVAERLTGVDGAGTVTGATNEDACGQADLVLLAVPYDGHDELVASLPLAGKVVISCVNPLAFDKRGAHGQVIDGGEGSAAETAQRLQPEAVVVGAFHHVSAVTLWGDAEFLDGEDVLVVGDKAEAKEQVMELAASVTGRPGIDAGKLRLARQLEPLTAVLISINRKYKTHSGIRIHGV, from the coding sequence GTGACGTCGTACCGCATCGCCGTGATCGGGGGCACCGGCCCGCAGGGCAAGGGCCTGGGCTACCGGTTCGCCCGAGGAGGTCACACGGTCGTCCTCGGCTCGCGGGCCGCGGAGAAGGCGGAGGCGAGCGCCGCCGAGGTCGCCGAGCGGCTGACCGGTGTCGACGGGGCCGGGACGGTCACCGGCGCGACCAACGAGGACGCCTGCGGCCAGGCCGACCTGGTGCTGCTCGCGGTGCCCTACGACGGCCACGACGAGCTGGTCGCCTCCCTGCCCTTGGCCGGCAAGGTCGTCATCTCCTGCGTCAACCCGCTGGCCTTCGACAAGCGCGGGGCGCACGGCCAGGTCATCGACGGCGGCGAGGGGTCCGCGGCGGAGACCGCCCAGCGGCTCCAGCCCGAGGCGGTCGTCGTCGGCGCGTTCCACCACGTGTCCGCGGTGACGCTGTGGGGCGACGCGGAGTTCCTCGACGGCGAGGACGTGCTCGTGGTCGGTGACAAGGCCGAGGCCAAGGAGCAGGTCATGGAGCTCGCGGCCTCGGTCACCGGGCGCCCCGGCATCGACGCCGGCAAGCTGCGGCTGGCCCGCCAGCTCGAGCCGCTCACGGCCGTGCTGATCTCGATCAACCGCAAGTACAAGACGCACTCGGGCATCCGCATCCACGGGGTCTGA
- a CDS encoding glycerophosphodiester phosphodiesterase family protein: protein MIAHVTALPLVVGHRGASGHRPEHTLASYRLAARMGADIIEPDLVSTQDGVLVARHENEISGTTDVASHPEFADRHCTKVVGGREVTGWFTEDFTLAELRTLRAVERCPDLRPDNTRYDGLWAVPTLDEICALVHHESRRAGRRIGIYPETKHPSYFASIGLPLEGTMLEVLARHRLDGPGGRAYLQSFEEGNLRELAGRTESPLVQLLGADAEVDVARVATYAQVLGVHKSLVTPGLVAEAHAAGLAVHAWTLRAELVPDPYAEVRELLDAGVDGLFSDQPGLTVQARSEWLSLQERTG from the coding sequence GTGATCGCACACGTCACCGCCCTCCCCCTGGTCGTCGGCCACCGGGGAGCCTCGGGACACCGTCCCGAGCACACGCTCGCCTCCTACCGCCTCGCCGCCCGGATGGGCGCCGACATCATCGAGCCGGACCTGGTCTCCACCCAGGACGGCGTCCTGGTCGCCCGCCACGAGAACGAGATCTCCGGCACCACCGACGTCGCCTCCCACCCCGAGTTCGCCGACCGGCACTGCACCAAGGTCGTCGGCGGCCGTGAGGTGACCGGCTGGTTCACCGAGGACTTCACCCTCGCCGAGCTGCGCACCCTGCGCGCCGTCGAGCGGTGCCCGGACCTGCGCCCCGACAACACCCGGTACGACGGGCTGTGGGCCGTGCCGACCCTGGACGAGATCTGCGCGCTGGTGCACCACGAGTCGCGCCGGGCCGGGCGCCGGATCGGGATCTACCCCGAGACCAAGCACCCGTCGTACTTCGCCTCGATCGGGCTGCCCCTCGAGGGCACGATGCTCGAGGTGCTGGCCCGCCACCGGCTCGACGGGCCGGGCGGCCGCGCCTACCTGCAGTCCTTCGAGGAGGGCAACCTGCGCGAGCTCGCCGGGCGGACCGAGTCGCCGCTGGTGCAGCTGCTCGGCGCCGACGCCGAGGTCGACGTGGCCCGCGTGGCGACGTACGCCCAGGTGCTCGGCGTGCACAAGAGCCTCGTGACGCCCGGGCTGGTGGCCGAGGCGCACGCCGCCGGGCTGGCCGTCCACGCCTGGACGCTGCGCGCCGAGCTGGTGCCGGACCCGTACGCCGAGGTCCGGGAGCTGCTCGACGCGGGCGTGGACGGCCTCTTCTCCGACCAGCCGGGCCTGACCGTCCAGGCCCGGTCGGAGTGGCTGAGCCTGCAGGAGCGGACCGGCTAG